One Natranaerobius trueperi DNA window includes the following coding sequences:
- a CDS encoding BCCT family transporter, whose product METESKKQELEQQLYSRNFTHLGFDLNPVVSFASGFFILIFVMYALFNLDHTNEMISVINEFVVTRFDWVFIMSSNLFIILCLYLAFSKLGNVRIGGLNSEPEFSNFAWYSMLISAGMGIGLMFWAVGEPLTHFITEPPIFGGAEADAAAMATTFFHWGLHPWAIYALMALALAFFAFNRNLPLSLRSVFYPLFKEKVYGTLGDVIDTFAVISTLFGLATSLGLGTKQINSGLNYMLGIENSVGVQVALIAVITLFATFSVMSGIHKGVRFLSELNIRLAFVFMVAIFLLGPTAYILRLFSNSVGLYFSNIVEYASYMTIDGNGWQGDWSIFYLAWWISWSPFVGMFIARVSKGRTIREFILGVLVVPSLLSFFWLTVFGGSAMTINNASGGALFETVQDNYPIALFELVDLLNMPFLAGLLRVFMFILITALVVSYFITSSDSGSLVVDKITSGGKINSPRHQRVFWAVLEGLLAATLLLIGGEKALDALQTAVITAGLPLAFIIAVMAFSLIKGIQTTHYKQKKIKDERKFKRLFKKLS is encoded by the coding sequence ATGGAAACCGAGAGTAAGAAACAAGAACTAGAACAACAACTTTACAGTCGTAACTTTACACACTTAGGTTTTGATCTTAATCCAGTTGTTTCTTTTGCTTCAGGATTTTTTATTTTAATTTTTGTAATGTATGCTCTTTTTAATTTAGATCATACAAATGAGATGATCTCTGTAATTAATGAATTTGTTGTAACAAGGTTTGATTGGGTATTTATAATGTCAAGTAATTTATTTATTATTCTATGTTTATATCTTGCATTCTCAAAATTAGGCAATGTTAGAATAGGTGGCTTAAATAGTGAACCTGAATTTTCTAATTTTGCTTGGTATTCAATGTTAATATCAGCAGGAATGGGAATTGGCTTAATGTTTTGGGCAGTAGGAGAGCCACTTACACACTTTATTACTGAACCCCCAATTTTTGGTGGCGCAGAAGCCGACGCTGCAGCTATGGCAACTACATTTTTTCATTGGGGTTTACATCCTTGGGCTATTTATGCTCTTATGGCATTAGCACTTGCCTTTTTCGCATTTAATAGAAATTTACCACTTTCTTTAAGATCAGTGTTCTACCCTTTATTTAAAGAAAAAGTATATGGAACTTTAGGAGATGTCATAGACACTTTTGCAGTAATATCAACATTATTTGGACTAGCTACCTCTTTAGGTTTAGGAACCAAACAAATCAATAGTGGACTTAATTACATGCTTGGGATAGAAAACAGTGTTGGAGTACAAGTGGCGTTAATAGCAGTTATAACGTTATTTGCAACATTTTCTGTTATGTCTGGGATCCATAAAGGAGTAAGATTTTTATCTGAATTAAATATTAGACTTGCTTTTGTCTTTATGGTTGCAATTTTCTTATTAGGACCAACAGCTTATATTCTAAGATTGTTTTCTAACTCAGTAGGTCTATATTTTAGTAACATAGTAGAATATGCTTCGTATATGACAATAGATGGAAATGGTTGGCAGGGAGATTGGTCAATATTTTATCTCGCTTGGTGGATATCATGGTCACCATTTGTAGGAATGTTTATAGCTAGAGTTTCAAAAGGAAGGACTATTAGAGAGTTTATATTAGGGGTATTAGTAGTTCCTTCATTATTATCTTTCTTTTGGTTAACAGTATTTGGTGGTAGTGCAATGACAATTAATAATGCTTCAGGTGGCGCTCTTTTTGAAACAGTACAAGATAATTATCCTATAGCATTATTTGAATTGGTAGACTTACTTAATATGCCATTTTTAGCTGGTTTGTTAAGAGTTTTTATGTTTATATTAATCACTGCATTAGTAGTTTCATATTTTATCACTTCTTCAGATTCAGGATCGTTAGTTGTAGATAAAATAACTTCTGGAGGAAAGATTAATTCTCCAAGACATCAACGAGTCTTTTGGGCTGTATTAGAAGGTTTATTAGCTGCAACTTTATTACTTATCGGTGGAGAAAAAGCTTTAGATGCTCTACAAACAGCTGTTATAACTGCTGGATTACCATTAGCATTTATTATTGCTGTAATGGCATTTTCCCTTATAAAAGGTATACAAACTACACATTATAAGCAAAAGAAAATAAAAGATGAGCGTAAGTTTAAAAGATTATTTAAGAAGCTATCGTAG